In a single window of the Prevotella melaninogenica genome:
- a CDS encoding SH3 domain-containing protein, with translation MKKYITMLILACVCFLSTHAQHSCKDCIYDLYKVLETCQSKCIDIGDNTYSVKSLYQDKSDSIIFAAITKAHVFSYGNPLDSVVELDLGDKALYFMVTTEPPRSFRYSDINCIYDSKGCNLLYKEDYMKFPAVINDPDGFTYVRERPTTKSKVKTKIRRNQIFLYTPIWGSDWCRVYFDDGSLFIGYIYHKRILPFDKCPVDIKKKMIRFMFD, from the coding sequence ATGAAGAAATATATAACCATGTTAATTTTAGCATGCGTATGCTTTTTATCCACACATGCACAACACTCTTGTAAAGATTGTATATATGATCTTTATAAAGTGTTAGAAACATGCCAGTCAAAATGCATAGATATAGGGGACAATACTTATTCTGTAAAGTCGCTCTATCAAGACAAAAGTGATAGTATTATTTTTGCAGCAATCACCAAGGCTCATGTTTTCAGTTATGGTAACCCGTTAGATTCCGTTGTAGAACTTGATTTGGGTGATAAAGCACTCTATTTTATGGTAACTACTGAACCACCTCGTAGCTTCAGGTATTCTGATATCAATTGCATCTATGATAGTAAAGGATGTAATCTTCTATATAAAGAGGATTACATGAAATTTCCTGCTGTGATTAATGACCCAGATGGTTTCACCTATGTCAGAGAGAGACCTACAACGAAGTCAAAAGTAAAGACAAAGATTCGTAGGAACCAGATATTTTTATATACCCCAATTTGGGGAAGTGATTGGTGCAGGGTTTATTTTGATGATGGGAGTTTATTTATCGGATATATATATCATAAACGAATACTACCATTTGATAAATGCCCTGTGGATATTAAAAAGAAAATGATAAGATTCATGTTTGATTAA
- a CDS encoding OmpA family protein encodes MKKSLFIVALVAGTLAFSSCASKKDLENCRTENNQLTADYQNAKETIAANNARIKSLEDQLAQARESAAALQGSLDNSLRNANSNNINISKLVDQINESNQYIRHLVEVKSKSDSLNMVLTNNLTRSLSREELKEVDVQVLKGVVYISLADNMLYKSGSYEVNDRAEQTLSKIAKIITDYKDYDVLIEGNTDNVPINTSADKMKNIRNNWDLSCLRAASVAQYLQDRFGVNPKRLTAGGRGEYNPLATNDTELGKQRNRRTQIIITPKLDQFMDLIGEAPETKAAK; translated from the coding sequence ATGAAAAAGAGTCTTTTTATCGTAGCTTTAGTAGCAGGTACACTTGCATTTAGCAGTTGTGCCAGCAAGAAGGATTTGGAGAATTGTCGTACAGAGAATAATCAGTTGACGGCAGATTATCAGAATGCTAAGGAAACGATTGCAGCCAATAACGCACGTATCAAGAGCTTGGAAGATCAGTTGGCTCAGGCAAGAGAGAGTGCTGCTGCGCTGCAGGGTAGTCTTGATAACAGTTTGAGAAATGCCAATTCAAACAATATCAACATCTCTAAACTTGTTGATCAGATTAACGAGAGTAATCAGTATATCCGTCACTTGGTTGAGGTGAAGTCTAAGAGCGACTCATTGAATATGGTATTGACAAACAATCTTACTCGTTCTTTGAGCCGTGAGGAGTTGAAGGAGGTTGATGTACAGGTTCTGAAGGGTGTTGTTTATATTTCTTTGGCTGATAATATGCTTTATAAGAGTGGTTCTTATGAGGTGAATGATCGTGCTGAGCAGACACTGAGCAAGATTGCTAAGATTATCACTGATTATAAGGATTATGATGTGCTGATTGAGGGTAATACTGATAACGTGCCTATTAATACATCTGCTGACAAGATGAAGAATATCCGTAATAACTGGGATCTCTCTTGTTTGCGTGCAGCATCTGTTGCACAGTATCTGCAGGACCGCTTCGGTGTAAATCCTAAGCGTTTGACAGCTGGTGGTCGTGGTGAGTATAACCCACTCGCAACTAATGATACTGAATTGGGCAAGCAACGCAACCGTCGTACACAGATTATCATTACTCCAAAGCTTGATCAGTTCATGGATCTCATTGGTGAGGCTCCAGAGACTAAGGCTGCAAAGTAA
- a CDS encoding DUF1304 domain-containing protein yields the protein MDFVFKILATLVAVEHIYIMSLETIFTKSATTARTFNMKREELSRPSVSTLFKNQGVYNLLLAVLILIAAWGMNDLFWTRCFLGYVLFVAVYGGLTSNPMIILKQGGPALAALIYSFACL from the coding sequence ATGGATTTCGTTTTTAAGATTTTGGCTACACTGGTAGCCGTTGAGCACATATATATAATGTCTCTTGAGACTATTTTTACTAAGTCGGCTACTACGGCACGTACATTTAATATGAAAAGAGAAGAGTTAAGTCGACCATCTGTCTCTACCTTATTCAAAAATCAAGGTGTTTATAATCTATTGTTGGCGGTATTGATTTTAATCGCTGCTTGGGGAATGAATGACTTGTTTTGGACACGTTGCTTCTTGGGGTATGTGTTATTTGTGGCAGTATATGGAGGGCTTACCAGTAATCCAATGATTATCCTAAAGCAGGGTGGTCCAGCTTTGGCGGCATTAATTTATAGTTTTGCCTGCTTATAG
- a CDS encoding XAC2610-related protein, whose protein sequence is MNNNILGYIGNGQRLYIHFDTIYKDKVKAEIYHVIGKSRVKNNITCFTGNIHISKFKQLDAEYYPINRYKIIAKYEFKEDSTQYDTGVFSGRLESDFFIYKDSVYMDEIYSGVDGYYNNQYEGVWKSYKTNNIQKANFGIGRIPNDNGLDVGSSEFMVEPSKQHLGWDSYMNVMTLNNKNYQRATAEEQREWWKINKEKLVTWQISTKKENNFANIYINHKYLQSVQLTKAQIYTIEQDDYNFDGQRDICFYPQQESKPIIYLWSTKQGKYIKAKSDSINSYPIIVPNLKFLVTQQSDDNQNCYTWKMYQYIDNEFILYSKLIWNYTKSIYILEETFKSDSTIHSIKQNPTYEQLNEQWQKYCFYNHLDDLYNKNGGYK, encoded by the coding sequence ATGAATAATAATATACTCGGCTATATTGGTAACGGACAACGACTATATATACATTTTGACACCATCTATAAAGACAAAGTGAAGGCTGAGATTTATCATGTTATTGGCAAAAGCCGCGTCAAAAATAACATCACTTGCTTTACAGGTAATATTCACATCAGCAAATTTAAACAGCTCGATGCAGAATACTATCCTATCAATCGATACAAAATTATTGCAAAGTATGAATTTAAAGAAGATTCCACACAATATGATACTGGAGTCTTCTCAGGCCGTTTAGAGTCTGACTTCTTCATATATAAAGACTCTGTCTACATGGATGAAATATATAGTGGAGTGGATGGCTATTATAATAATCAGTATGAAGGAGTGTGGAAATCATATAAAACTAATAACATACAAAAAGCAAATTTTGGTATTGGGCGCATCCCTAACGACAATGGATTAGATGTTGGCAGTAGTGAGTTTATGGTTGAGCCTTCCAAACAACATCTTGGATGGGATTCCTATATGAACGTAATGACTCTAAATAATAAAAACTATCAGAGAGCTACTGCTGAAGAGCAACGGGAATGGTGGAAAATAAATAAGGAAAAATTAGTTACTTGGCAAATAAGTACAAAGAAAGAAAATAACTTTGCTAACATATATATCAATCATAAGTATCTCCAATCAGTACAGCTTACAAAGGCGCAAATATACACAATTGAACAAGATGATTACAACTTTGACGGACAACGTGACATCTGTTTCTATCCACAGCAAGAATCTAAACCAATTATCTATTTATGGTCTACCAAGCAAGGTAAATACATAAAAGCAAAGTCTGATAGTATTAATAGCTATCCCATTATTGTTCCAAACTTAAAATTTCTTGTAACTCAACAAAGTGATGATAACCAAAACTGTTATACATGGAAGATGTATCAATATATCGACAATGAATTTATCCTTTACTCTAAACTTATTTGGAACTATACTAAAAGTATATATATCCTTGAAGAAACATTTAAGTCAGATAGTACCATCCATTCCATAAAACAAAACCCAACGTATGAACAACTAAATGAGCAGTGGCAAAAATACTGCTTCTATAACCATCTTGACGACCTCTACAACAAAAATGGAGGGTATAAGTAA
- a CDS encoding fimbrillin family protein: MKNKLSTLLLAGVATLTIFSCVDNDNLNENNGDNDAFVSFGVNDVQTRAIAVSGGSLTRGAINPYLSSEDLAPQKLDVKGADAEKLCIIETTVEGVNPVQADVQTRANVIKNITENFSASGHRGTTEANITTKPEWFYNEPTLSNGKLVTPRKWSWAIPHARFYAVFPQVKDEYTKIKLSPESYEGSPYIEFEAETDVTNQKDLMTACSGHVHYSVQGTAPRTDLDFRHALTAIKFAVGQNLSINKTISKVEIRNALSKGKYTLSDKFDGTGAKWENLSDAKTFKLEGLAVSTNQNPNAVLTGNDGDNYTFYMIPQELTGKNITVYVEFTDGSKIESTLKGSWLAGTTKTYKLSEKNSTWEYTLETTNPASVAYNQDKSNDYFVTSYRNAPDGTKQPVKWKAVGYEEYDRATDSWTNLGTNKPSWLTAMSKESGNGGATAESGKATITKADLKDRLTEYNKVLQDATAKGSASNPYNLSNTNGGDAIQNTANSYLISAPGYYRIPLVYGNAVKGGATNESSYKTTHTGANVLSNFKDHLGNDITTPYINVQNTTNPATQASIVWMDQKDLVDGLSVTNNGDKSFVNFHVSAANIKNGNAVIAIKSADGTIMWSWHLWFDHSDALSTIESTNHDGAKFKFTKNILGYTLYKWQATSYEAARVARMKIEQEVGNGEKKTAYITITQTPYAERIYSTTFYQFGRKDAFPGVDVDKLYGGTIIENAGDDMSIKNSIQNPEKFYIGDVSWANNYNQYNLWSMETTVLKDPTNALVKTIYDPCPVGFHMPPYNAFTGVTTTGENVIFQPGKINALGNWDQGYHFYTKDASSPSTVYFPAIGSRSFSTGDLFRVGGKGIYWNGIANGTRTGRCFTIEENDVRPLMDITRAAGGCVRPVAE, from the coding sequence ATGAAAAATAAATTATCAACATTGTTGTTGGCTGGTGTAGCTACTTTGACAATATTTTCTTGTGTCGATAATGACAATTTGAATGAGAACAACGGAGATAATGACGCATTTGTTTCATTTGGTGTGAACGATGTTCAAACACGTGCTATTGCTGTAAGCGGTGGAAGTTTGACACGTGGAGCAATTAATCCTTATCTTTCATCAGAAGATCTTGCACCACAGAAATTGGATGTTAAGGGCGCTGACGCTGAAAAACTCTGCATTATTGAGACAACTGTAGAGGGTGTTAATCCTGTTCAGGCAGATGTTCAGACACGTGCTAATGTTATTAAAAACATTACAGAGAACTTCTCTGCTTCTGGTCATCGTGGTACTACTGAAGCTAATATCACAACTAAGCCTGAATGGTTCTACAATGAGCCAACCTTGAGTAATGGTAAGCTTGTTACACCAAGAAAATGGAGTTGGGCAATTCCTCACGCTCGTTTTTATGCTGTATTCCCACAGGTTAAGGATGAGTATACTAAGATTAAGCTTTCTCCAGAGTCTTATGAGGGTAGCCCTTATATTGAGTTTGAGGCTGAAACAGATGTAACAAACCAGAAGGACTTGATGACTGCTTGTTCTGGTCATGTACACTATTCTGTTCAGGGTACTGCTCCAAGAACTGACTTAGATTTCCGTCACGCACTGACTGCTATCAAGTTTGCTGTTGGTCAAAACCTTTCTATCAACAAGACTATAAGTAAGGTTGAGATCCGCAATGCTTTGAGCAAAGGTAAATATACACTTTCTGACAAGTTTGATGGTACTGGTGCTAAATGGGAGAACTTAAGTGACGCAAAGACATTTAAGCTTGAAGGGCTTGCTGTTAGCACTAATCAGAACCCTAACGCTGTGCTTACTGGTAATGATGGTGACAATTATACCTTCTATATGATTCCTCAGGAGCTTACAGGTAAGAATATTACTGTATATGTTGAGTTCACTGATGGTTCTAAAATTGAAAGTACACTAAAGGGTTCATGGTTGGCTGGTACTACCAAAACTTATAAACTCAGCGAGAAGAACTCAACATGGGAATATACACTTGAAACAACAAACCCAGCAAGCGTAGCATACAATCAGGACAAGTCAAACGACTATTTTGTTACAAGTTACAGAAATGCTCCTGATGGAACAAAGCAGCCTGTAAAGTGGAAGGCTGTTGGCTACGAGGAGTATGACCGTGCAACTGACAGCTGGACTAACTTGGGTACCAACAAACCTTCTTGGTTGACAGCAATGTCTAAGGAGAGTGGTAATGGTGGTGCTACTGCAGAGTCTGGAAAAGCAACCATCACAAAAGCTGACTTAAAAGACCGCCTCACAGAATACAATAAGGTTCTGCAGGATGCTACCGCTAAGGGCTCTGCAAGCAATCCTTATAACTTGTCAAATACTAATGGCGGTGATGCTATCCAGAACACTGCTAACAGCTACTTGATTTCTGCTCCTGGTTACTATCGCATCCCATTGGTATATGGTAACGCTGTTAAGGGTGGTGCTACAAATGAAAGTTCATATAAGACTACTCACACTGGTGCTAATGTTTTGAGTAATTTCAAGGATCATTTAGGAAATGACATTACAACTCCTTACATTAACGTACAGAATACGACTAACCCAGCAACACAAGCATCTATCGTTTGGATGGACCAGAAGGATCTTGTTGACGGTTTGAGTGTTACGAACAATGGTGACAAGTCATTTGTTAACTTCCATGTGTCTGCAGCAAATATTAAGAATGGTAATGCTGTTATCGCTATTAAGAGTGCTGATGGTACTATTATGTGGAGCTGGCACCTTTGGTTCGATCATAGTGATGCGTTGAGTACAATTGAGTCTACGAACCATGATGGTGCTAAGTTTAAATTTACAAAGAATATCCTTGGCTATACATTATATAAATGGCAAGCTACATCTTATGAGGCAGCACGTGTTGCACGTATGAAGATTGAACAGGAAGTAGGCAATGGTGAGAAGAAAACTGCATACATAACTATTACACAAACTCCATACGCTGAAAGAATATATTCTACAACATTCTATCAGTTTGGACGTAAGGATGCTTTCCCTGGTGTAGATGTAGATAAACTCTATGGCGGCACTATTATTGAAAATGCAGGTGACGACATGTCTATTAAAAATTCAATCCAGAATCCTGAGAAATTCTATATAGGTGATGTTTCTTGGGCTAATAATTATAATCAATATAACTTATGGTCAATGGAAACTACAGTGCTAAAAGATCCAACAAATGCTCTCGTAAAAACAATTTACGACCCATGTCCAGTTGGTTTCCACATGCCTCCATATAACGCTTTTACAGGTGTAACAACAACTGGTGAAAATGTAATCTTTCAGCCTGGGAAAATAAATGCACTTGGCAACTGGGATCAGGGTTATCACTTCTATACCAAAGATGCATCGTCACCATCTACAGTCTACTTCCCAGCTATCGGTTCACGCTCCTTTAGCACAGGTGATTTGTTCAGAGTCGGTGGTAAAGGTATTTATTGGAATGGTATCGCTAATGGTACTAGAACTGGAAGATGTTTTACAATTGAGGAAAATGACGTAAGACCTCTTATGGATATTACACGTGCTGCTGGTGGCTGTGTCCGTCCTGTAGCAGAATAA
- a CDS encoding cob(I)yrinic acid a,c-diamide adenosyltransferase has protein sequence MKIYTKAGDNGTTSLCDGSRLSKDDMRVEAYGTLDELNANIGLLISLLEVDSSKGFVTKLIELLVEIQEELFVIGGELAGAERKAEDLISTQNLIRKLEVNIDELSSQLPVQHHFVLPGGIIPAAQSHVCRTICRRAERRIVALSHVATVSPKILIFVNRLSDYFFILSRYLNKDSGTSEKTWKNTCR, from the coding sequence ATGAAAATATATACAAAAGCAGGTGATAATGGTACGACATCCTTATGTGATGGCAGTCGCTTATCAAAAGATGATATGCGAGTAGAAGCATACGGAACATTAGACGAACTGAATGCAAATATAGGGTTGCTTATCTCATTGTTAGAAGTAGACTCCTCTAAAGGTTTTGTTACTAAACTCATAGAGTTGTTAGTTGAAATTCAAGAAGAACTGTTTGTAATTGGAGGCGAGCTTGCCGGTGCTGAAAGAAAGGCAGAAGACCTTATTAGTACTCAAAACTTAATTAGAAAGCTTGAAGTAAATATCGATGAACTATCTTCCCAACTCCCTGTGCAGCACCATTTTGTTTTGCCAGGGGGTATCATTCCGGCAGCTCAAAGTCATGTTTGCCGTACGATTTGTCGTCGTGCTGAGCGTCGTATCGTTGCTTTATCCCATGTGGCAACAGTTTCACCTAAAATCCTTATCTTTGTCAACAGATTATCAGATTATTTCTTCATTTTGTCACGTTATTTGAATAAAGATAGTGGCACAAGTGAAAAAACATGGAAAAATACTTGCAGATAA
- a CDS encoding DUF2795 domain-containing protein — protein sequence MYWTLELASKLEDAPWPATKDELIDYAMRSGAPLEVLENLQEIEDEGDVYDSIEDIWPDYPSKDDFLWNEDEY from the coding sequence ATGTATTGGACACTTGAATTGGCCTCTAAGCTGGAGGATGCTCCATGGCCTGCAACAAAAGATGAGCTGATTGACTATGCAATGCGATCAGGTGCACCACTTGAGGTTCTTGAGAATCTTCAGGAGATTGAAGATGAAGGGGATGTCTATGATAGTATCGAGGATATTTGGCCTGACTATCCTTCAAAGGACGATTTCTTGTGGAATGAAGACGAATATTAA
- a CDS encoding type IX secretion system membrane protein PorP/SprF, with amino-acid sequence MFKRLILIFSLTCLIGNSVKAQYDPSYSHYWAMEPSFNPATVGKDNKLNVVGAYALDFAGYEHNPNTFYVGADMPVYFMKQYHGVGVSILNDKLGAFVHQRVAGQYAFRKDLWGGMLSAGVQVGMLFEKLDGSKLDPEEGSDPALAQGEVNGHGLDLGAGLYYTHKDWYVGVSVQHLNAPLVDLGETNELQINRTYYLTGGYNIKLRNPFLTIPTFVLARYDGVNYRADITARLVYTHEKKVLYGGVSYSPTNSVTAMIGGTFHGINLGYSYEMYTGTTAFKNGSHGLFVSYQTDINLQKKGRNKHKSVRFL; translated from the coding sequence GTGTTTAAACGTTTAATACTCATATTTTCACTCACTTGTCTGATAGGGAACTCTGTCAAGGCACAGTACGATCCGTCTTATAGTCACTATTGGGCGATGGAGCCATCGTTCAATCCTGCTACGGTTGGAAAGGACAATAAGCTGAATGTTGTGGGTGCATACGCCCTCGACTTTGCTGGCTATGAACACAATCCGAATACTTTCTATGTAGGAGCAGATATGCCAGTTTATTTCATGAAGCAATATCATGGAGTGGGAGTTTCTATTCTGAATGATAAGTTAGGAGCCTTTGTTCATCAGCGTGTTGCAGGACAATATGCCTTTCGTAAGGACCTTTGGGGCGGAATGCTTTCTGCAGGTGTTCAGGTGGGTATGCTTTTTGAAAAGTTGGATGGCTCTAAGTTAGACCCAGAGGAGGGTAGTGATCCAGCTTTAGCACAAGGAGAAGTTAATGGACACGGACTTGATTTAGGTGCAGGACTCTATTATACGCACAAGGATTGGTATGTTGGAGTATCCGTTCAGCATCTCAATGCTCCCTTAGTAGATTTGGGTGAGACCAATGAGTTACAGATAAATCGTACATATTATTTGACGGGTGGATACAATATTAAATTGCGAAATCCGTTTCTTACTATACCGACTTTTGTTCTGGCACGTTATGATGGTGTGAACTATCGGGCTGATATCACTGCCCGACTGGTCTATACACACGAGAAAAAAGTACTTTACGGAGGCGTTTCTTATAGTCCAACAAACTCTGTTACAGCCATGATTGGTGGAACATTCCACGGAATTAATTTGGGTTATAGCTATGAGATGTACACGGGTACGACGGCTTTCAAGAATGGTAGTCATGGGCTATTCGTTAGCTATCAAACCGATATAAACCTGCAGAAGAAAGGCAGGAACAAACATAAAAGCGTAAGATTTCTATAG
- a CDS encoding SUMF1/EgtB/PvdO family nonheme iron enzyme: MKMKKSIVAICLGALVLGTLTGCFAGKSTASSGRGGEVTGVGGGRTFREPAPYGMTLVKRGWLRMGLEKQDSLWGKKTPVKDISVDGFWMDETEVTNSEYKQFVEWVRDSIIRTRLADPAYGGDESYMITEDKNGDPITPRLDWNKRLPRKPNEDEQRAFESLYVTNPVTGEKSIDGRQLNYRFEIYDYTSAALRRNRLNPQERNLNTDITVDPNEVVMISKDTAYVDENGVIHNETINRPLTGPWDFLNTYIVNIYPDTTCWVNDFRNSDNEIYLRNYFSNPTYNNYPVVGVTWEQANAFCAWRTDYLLKGLGKEARYVQRYRLPTEAEWEYAARGKNQDEFPWDNQNVKSGNGCFFANFKPDRGNYTKDGNLITSKVGIYGANSNGLYDMAGNVAEWTSTIYTEAGVDAMNDLNPQLDYKAAKEDPYRLKKKSVRGGSWKDPESYIRSAWRTWEYQNQPRSYIGFRCVRSLASSSSEAAKENKKSSKKKRR, translated from the coding sequence ATGAAAATGAAGAAAAGTATAGTTGCCATTTGTCTTGGTGCACTCGTCTTGGGAACATTGACAGGCTGTTTCGCTGGTAAGTCAACCGCTTCGTCAGGTCGTGGCGGAGAGGTCACTGGCGTTGGTGGAGGGCGTACCTTCCGCGAGCCAGCCCCTTACGGCATGACACTTGTCAAGCGTGGCTGGTTGAGAATGGGTTTGGAAAAGCAGGACTCCCTATGGGGTAAGAAGACTCCTGTAAAGGACATCTCTGTTGATGGTTTCTGGATGGATGAAACAGAGGTGACCAATTCCGAGTACAAGCAGTTTGTTGAGTGGGTTCGTGATTCTATTATTCGTACCCGTTTGGCTGATCCTGCATACGGTGGTGATGAAAGCTATATGATCACAGAAGACAAGAACGGTGATCCTATTACCCCTCGTCTGGACTGGAACAAGCGTCTGCCTCGTAAGCCTAATGAGGATGAACAGCGTGCTTTTGAGAGCCTTTATGTAACCAATCCTGTAACAGGTGAGAAGAGCATTGATGGTAGACAGTTGAACTATCGTTTTGAGATTTACGATTATACATCAGCTGCTCTGCGTCGCAACCGTTTGAATCCACAAGAGCGTAATTTGAATACTGATATCACTGTTGACCCTAATGAGGTTGTGATGATATCAAAGGATACAGCTTATGTCGATGAAAACGGCGTTATTCATAACGAGACAATCAATCGCCCATTGACGGGTCCTTGGGACTTCCTCAATACTTATATTGTCAATATCTATCCAGATACGACTTGTTGGGTGAATGACTTCCGTAATTCAGATAACGAGATTTATCTCCGTAATTACTTTAGTAATCCAACTTATAACAACTATCCTGTAGTAGGTGTAACATGGGAACAGGCTAATGCCTTCTGTGCTTGGCGTACGGACTATCTACTTAAAGGCTTAGGAAAAGAGGCACGCTACGTACAGCGTTATCGCCTACCGACTGAGGCTGAGTGGGAGTATGCTGCTCGCGGAAAGAATCAGGACGAGTTCCCTTGGGATAATCAAAACGTTAAGAGTGGTAATGGTTGTTTCTTTGCTAACTTTAAGCCAGACCGTGGAAACTATACGAAAGACGGTAACTTGATTACAAGTAAGGTAGGAATCTATGGTGCAAACTCTAATGGGTTGTACGATATGGCAGGTAATGTTGCCGAGTGGACAAGTACCATTTATACAGAGGCAGGTGTTGATGCGATGAATGACCTCAACCCACAGTTGGACTATAAAGCAGCCAAGGAAGACCCTTATCGCTTGAAGAAAAAGAGTGTTCGTGGTGGTAGCTGGAAAGACCCAGAAAGTTATATCCGTAGTGCTTGGCGTACTTGGGAGTATCAGAACCAACCACGTAGTTACATCGGTTTCCGTTGTGTTCGCAGTCTTGCAAGTTCATCAAGTGAGGCAGCAAAAGAGAATAAGAAAAGCAGTAAGAAAAAGAGAAGATAA
- the gldL gene encoding gliding motility protein GldL produces MTQYSKYNIIYHLQKWMDSVPGQTFLNYGYSWGASVVILGALFKLTHLPGANIMLYFGMGTEVIVFFLSAFDRPFDKTDDGRELPTHVTEEYLEDKENAVERPAAAQQPQYAAAENIAQSVQQAMPSANDIAAAVVGQQSKAIADAQQQTPEMVEAQTNYVAALQNLTEMLGKVNDQSQRLTRDSEEMENLNRTLTGIAKVYEMQLKSASQQIGTIDQINDQTRKMAQQIEQLNSIYARMIEAMTVNMRVAAPGAAPQQSAPESL; encoded by the coding sequence ATGACACAGTACAGTAAATACAATATCATTTACCATCTGCAGAAGTGGATGGATAGTGTTCCTGGACAAACGTTCCTAAACTATGGTTATAGTTGGGGAGCTTCGGTTGTAATTCTTGGAGCTTTGTTTAAGTTGACCCACTTGCCGGGAGCTAATATTATGCTTTACTTCGGTATGGGTACTGAGGTTATCGTGTTCTTCCTCTCTGCGTTCGACCGTCCGTTTGATAAGACAGATGACGGTCGCGAACTCCCAACACATGTTACAGAGGAGTATCTTGAGGACAAAGAGAATGCAGTAGAACGTCCAGCTGCTGCTCAACAGCCACAATATGCTGCTGCGGAGAATATTGCACAGAGTGTTCAGCAGGCTATGCCTTCAGCTAATGATATTGCTGCAGCCGTTGTTGGTCAGCAGAGTAAGGCTATCGCTGATGCGCAACAGCAGACGCCTGAGATGGTAGAAGCACAGACAAACTATGTTGCTGCTTTACAGAATCTGACAGAGATGTTAGGTAAGGTGAACGACCAGAGTCAGCGTCTGACACGTGATAGCGAAGAGATGGAGAATCTTAATCGTACTCTCACAGGTATTGCTAAGGTTTATGAGATGCAACTTAAGAGTGCCAGCCAGCAGATTGGTACCATTGATCAGATCAATGACCAGACTCGTAAGATGGCACAGCAGATTGAGCAACTCAATAGTATCTACGCTCGAATGATTGAGGCAATGACTGTTAATATGCGTGTGGCAGCACCGGGTGCAGCTCCTCAGCAGTCTGCTCCAGAAAGCTTGTAA